A region from the Sulfurivermis fontis genome encodes:
- a CDS encoding PBSX family phage terminase large subunit translates to MNQAAVVRPTPFQAQVLSIPEDHFIFLGGGRGGGKSFGIQLLILRHCDQYKNRARVLVTRRRLKSLLQFAEEMRGLFRSAYGQGFSYNQNDNVFRLANGATVQLTHCESNAALQDTVQGMTFSLIVVDEAGEGPELPVIDALALTLRAPGVPLRMVLAGNPGGANHSALAERYVTGRTPWVPFEFADQRWVYAPSTVDDNPHLPEAYKRNFEVLRHTDPALYKAHRHGDWSAIVGDYFGGVWSHARAVFDHHEVPPDLFSSLRLSIDWGSAAPCAAVLGGQLAYDVRLSDDRVMPKGAWVIYDEHFECDPQNIARGTGRTPGQIAPALHAMARRNGVRARGVIDSAAEARTAGRAEASIADLFREAGVRVSPARKGARVPRFELLKQLMANGEFFVASRCRYWLATVPSLPRDPRNPEDVDSAANDHMLDATSYLIAGASSGRVAVGDFAGPPPRLPDTGNRVMYV, encoded by the coding sequence ATGAATCAAGCGGCGGTAGTGAGGCCGACCCCGTTTCAAGCGCAGGTCCTATCCATCCCGGAGGACCACTTCATCTTCCTGGGCGGCGGTCGCGGGGGCGGCAAGTCCTTCGGCATTCAGCTCCTCATCCTCCGGCACTGCGACCAGTACAAGAACCGCGCCCGCGTCCTCGTGACCCGCCGCCGGTTGAAGTCGCTGCTTCAGTTCGCGGAGGAAATGCGCGGCCTGTTCCGCTCCGCCTATGGGCAGGGCTTCAGCTACAACCAGAATGACAACGTGTTCCGCCTCGCCAACGGCGCAACCGTCCAGCTCACGCATTGCGAATCGAACGCCGCCCTACAAGACACCGTACAGGGCATGACCTTCTCGCTGATCGTGGTTGATGAGGCGGGCGAAGGCCCGGAGCTGCCCGTGATTGATGCGCTCGCGCTGACCCTCCGCGCTCCGGGCGTCCCGCTGCGCATGGTCTTGGCGGGGAACCCGGGCGGCGCGAATCACTCCGCCCTCGCGGAGCGGTACGTCACGGGCCGAACCCCTTGGGTTCCGTTCGAGTTCGCGGACCAGCGTTGGGTCTATGCGCCCTCGACCGTGGACGACAACCCGCACCTGCCCGAAGCCTACAAGCGCAATTTCGAGGTGCTACGCCATACGGACCCGGCGCTGTACAAGGCGCACCGGCACGGCGATTGGTCGGCCATCGTGGGGGATTACTTCGGGGGCGTCTGGTCGCACGCTCGCGCCGTGTTCGATCATCACGAAGTCCCGCCGGACCTGTTCAGCTCGCTGCGCTTGTCGATTGACTGGGGCTCCGCCGCTCCTTGCGCGGCTGTCTTGGGCGGACAGCTCGCCTATGACGTGCGCTTGAGCGATGACCGCGTGATGCCCAAGGGCGCATGGGTGATCTATGACGAACATTTCGAGTGCGACCCGCAGAACATCGCCCGCGGGACGGGCCGGACCCCGGGCCAGATTGCGCCCGCGCTTCATGCGATGGCGCGCCGGAACGGCGTGCGCGCCCGGGGCGTGATCGACTCCGCCGCCGAAGCCCGGACTGCGGGCCGCGCGGAGGCGTCCATTGCCGACCTGTTCCGCGAAGCCGGGGTGAGGGTGTCGCCTGCCCGGAAGGGGGCACGTGTGCCGCGCTTCGAGTTGTTGAAGCAACTCATGGCCAACGGTGAATTCTTTGTAGCCTCCCGGTGCCGGTACTGGCTGGCGACGGTCCCGAGCCTGCCGCGCGATCCGCGCAACCCTGAGGACGTGGACAGCGCCGCGAACGATCACATGCTGGACGCGACCAGCTACCTGATCGCGGGGGCCTCCTCTGGGCGTGTAGCCGTGGGCGACTTCGCCGGACCGCCGCCGCGCCTGCCTGATACCGGGAACCGCGTCATGTATGTGTGA